A part of Dehalogenimonas sp. W genomic DNA contains:
- a CDS encoding type II toxin-antitoxin system RelE/ParE family toxin: MEWTPIFYTDVNGNQPVKDFILCQSDSAIAEILHNLKLLRLFNIQLEMPISKKINSKIRELRIHHGSDYFRILYSAIPEKQFLLLHGILKKTDKLNEQAIETAEKRLADYIERWS, translated from the coding sequence ATGGAATGGACACCTATTTTCTATACCGATGTGAATGGAAACCAACCGGTAAAGGATTTCATTCTTTGCCAATCCGACAGTGCGATAGCGGAAATACTTCATAATCTAAAACTGTTGCGGCTATTCAATATTCAACTGGAAATGCCTATTTCTAAAAAGATCAATTCCAAAATCAGAGAATTGAGAATTCACCACGGATCTGATTATTTCCGCATCCTTTACAGTGCCATTCCCGAAAAACAATTCCTCCTGCTGCATGGTATTTTGAAAAAGACCGATAAATTAAATGAACAAGCCATTGAAACAGCAGAAAAACGGCTGGCCGATTATATAGAGCGTTGGTCCTGA
- a CDS encoding type II toxin-antitoxin system HicA family toxin, whose product MRLPRDTSGAELADLLKTFGYAITRQSGSHLRLTSNHTGQEHHVTIPLHKPLRIGTLNALLTEVASYLSMDKEELALVLLK is encoded by the coding sequence TTGAGGCTCCCCAGAGATACCAGTGGTGCCGAATTAGCTGATCTTCTAAAAACCTTTGGTTACGCAATAACCCGTCAGAGCGGCAGTCATCTGAGACTGACCTCCAATCACACCGGTCAGGAACATCATGTCACGATCCCCCTTCACAAACCGCTGAGAATCGGGACTCTAAACGCCCTTCTCACTGAAGTTGCCTCATACCTTAGTATGGATAAAGAAGAATTGGCACTTGTTCTCCTCAAATAG
- a CDS encoding 2-oxoisovalerate dehydrogenase — MNEIIFLVEEAPEGGYTARALGHAIFTEADDFNQLKDQIRDATKCHFGDETTPPMIRLHQVREEVIPA; from the coding sequence ATGAATGAAATTATCTTTTTAGTAGAAGAAGCCCCAGAGGGCGGTTACACTGCCCGTGCTTTGGGTCACGCCATCTTTACCGAAGCGGATGACTTCAACCAGCTTAAAGACCAGATACGCGATGCCACCAAATGCCACTTCGGGGATGAAACCACGCCACCGATGATTAGACTTCATCAGGTAAGGGAAGAGGTTATCCCGGCTTGA
- a CDS encoding 2-oxoisovalerate dehydrogenase has product MNEIIFLVEEAPEGGYTARALGHAIFTEADDFSQLKDQIRDATKCHFGVT; this is encoded by the coding sequence ATGAATGAGATTATCTTTTTGGTTGAAGAAGCTCCGGAGGGCGGTTACACTGCCCGTGCTCTGGGTCACGCCATCTTTACTGAGGCGGATGACTTCAGCCAGCTTAAAGACCAGATACGCGATGCCACTAAATGCCACTTTGGGGTCACTTAG
- a CDS encoding DUF6941 family protein produces the protein MDEQQEEAKTGQGKPVLIAALVCDVAVKDPTSGKISLIGIFDRVHVNKFPAKRPVSLYAKLTEAEGEYEFQARYVYAGTGEKLAEAKGKFNSKDKLGTVELNLQFPPLPITAAGRYDFQIWVNGAFLGQTFIDAAEMG, from the coding sequence ATGGATGAACAACAGGAAGAAGCAAAAACGGGTCAGGGCAAACCGGTACTCATCGCCGCGCTGGTGTGCGACGTGGCGGTCAAGGACCCGACCAGCGGTAAAATATCGCTCATCGGCATCTTTGACCGGGTTCATGTCAATAAGTTTCCCGCCAAGCGGCCGGTGTCGCTCTACGCCAAGCTGACTGAGGCTGAAGGCGAATATGAATTCCAGGCCCGGTACGTCTATGCCGGCACTGGAGAAAAGCTGGCCGAGGCCAAAGGTAAATTTAATTCAAAAGACAAGCTGGGTACGGTGGAACTGAATCTGCAATTCCCGCCGCTGCCGATAACCGCCGCCGGCCGCTACGACTTCCAGATCTGGGTCAACGGTGCTTTCCTGGGCCAGACCTTTATTGACGCCGCCGAGATGGGGTGA
- a CDS encoding helix-turn-helix transcriptional regulator, whose protein sequence is MNTDYDKFEAELLNRPGIRKAYEELAPKYALITELIHRRNELKISQRELARRIGTRQPAISRLEAGDNNARLETLIKVAEALGLEFTLTPKESPDNRKTQPSPATREILISKP, encoded by the coding sequence ATGAATACCGATTACGATAAATTTGAAGCCGAACTCCTTAACCGACCGGGCATTAGGAAAGCCTACGAAGAGCTGGCGCCTAAATATGCACTTATTACAGAATTGATTCATCGCCGGAATGAACTCAAAATTAGCCAACGTGAACTGGCCAGACGCATTGGCACACGGCAGCCAGCCATTTCACGTTTAGAAGCCGGTGACAACAACGCCCGACTTGAGACGCTCATCAAAGTGGCCGAGGCATTGGGTCTGGAATTCACGCTCACTCCCAAGGAGTCTCCCGATAATCGGAAGACTCAGCCAAGCCCCGCTACGCGGGAAATTCTGATCTCCAAGCCCTGA
- a CDS encoding phage portal protein, with amino-acid sequence MNENLNAGFNVDDERRRRYREMLDVYRGRQWPGRAAGERRLTFNYAAAAVDKLSAYLMNGLAVRVAENTPAGQQAQNLLNRWSAANCLDRLDYETEVDTAVLGDGCYRLGWDEVTRSVRVTAPDVCGLEVAFGLDGVTPEMVRAGYRLSAEAAARAWGIKVASAEVEVTESWTASHFEVSSGGLTAAAGDNPYGFIPFIVFPNLSRPKSPWGTSDLEPLMEAQRELNRAVSQLSRILELSGNPIAVLENVESSSYIAVSPGAVWHLPEEARAYLLDLLQGGGGQLHLNYIDLLFRVMHDLGEVPRAAFGGLGRDVSGVALELEMQPLLHRVWRKRLIRTGVYRRRAEMALKLYARHLDLELDEVTVEVNWPPVLPRDITAMVANEKTLVAAGLRSRKGAMTGLGIPDPEQEFADWLEEEKAIKKQESQS; translated from the coding sequence GTGAATGAAAATCTGAATGCCGGATTCAATGTGGATGATGAGCGCCGCCGCCGCTACCGGGAAATGCTGGATGTTTACCGTGGCCGCCAGTGGCCGGGGCGGGCAGCCGGGGAACGCCGCCTGACCTTTAACTACGCCGCGGCGGCGGTGGATAAACTGAGCGCCTATCTGATGAACGGGCTGGCGGTGCGGGTGGCCGAAAATACCCCCGCCGGGCAACAAGCCCAGAACTTGCTTAACCGCTGGAGCGCCGCTAACTGCCTGGACCGGCTGGACTATGAAACCGAGGTGGATACCGCGGTGCTTGGTGACGGCTGTTACCGTTTGGGCTGGGACGAAGTTACCCGGTCGGTGCGGGTCACCGCGCCGGACGTGTGCGGCCTGGAGGTGGCTTTCGGGCTGGACGGCGTCACGCCGGAGATGGTGCGTGCCGGATACCGGCTGTCGGCTGAAGCCGCCGCCCGCGCCTGGGGCATCAAGGTCGCCTCAGCCGAGGTGGAAGTAACCGAAAGCTGGACTGCCTCCCACTTTGAAGTCAGCTCCGGCGGCCTGACCGCAGCGGCGGGCGATAATCCCTACGGCTTTATCCCGTTCATCGTGTTCCCTAATCTGTCCCGGCCCAAGTCGCCCTGGGGCACTTCGGATCTGGAGCCGCTGATGGAGGCGCAGCGGGAGCTTAACCGGGCGGTCAGCCAACTCTCCCGGATTCTGGAACTGTCCGGCAATCCCATCGCCGTGCTGGAGAACGTGGAATCCTCTTCGTACATCGCCGTCTCGCCGGGGGCGGTCTGGCACCTGCCCGAAGAAGCCCGGGCTTACCTGCTGGATTTATTGCAGGGCGGCGGCGGCCAGCTTCACCTGAACTACATTGACCTGCTGTTCCGGGTGATGCATGACCTGGGCGAGGTGCCGCGGGCCGCCTTCGGCGGTCTGGGGCGGGATGTCTCCGGCGTGGCGCTGGAACTGGAAATGCAGCCGCTGTTGCATCGGGTCTGGCGCAAGCGCCTCATCCGCACCGGGGTCTACCGGCGGCGGGCGGAAATGGCCCTAAAGCTCTATGCCCGGCACCTGGACCTGGAGCTGGATGAGGTCACGGTGGAGGTCAACTGGCCGCCGGTGCTGCCGCGGGATATTACCGCAATGGTGGCTAACGAGAAAACGCTGGTGGCCGCCGGCCTCCGCTCCCGCAAGGGCGCCATGACCGGCCTGGGCATCCCCGACCCGGAACAGGAATTCGCTGACTGGCTGGAAGAGGAGAAGGCCATAAAGAAACAGGAATCCCAAAGCTGA
- a CDS encoding major capsid protein, producing the protein MALTLSEASKLSNDLLLEGVVETMLKDSPVLRRLPFIEITGNGLTYNQEKTLPDIAFYDVGEDWAESTPTFEQKTAHLKIMGGDADLDNFLKTTRSNFQDLQAAIIQQKAKALKDKFEEVFIYGDAAANAREFDGLRALLGTGAGGEQVLAAGSSGADLTLDMLDELIDLVRGGKPDMLLMSRRTRRKVSALVRASGGVLEMDRDAYGNFIQCWNGVPIGVNDWIKDTHIVAGGVEAAVTGGDCSTVFAVQFGEGALSGLSSPGLIQVKHLGSLENKDAARTRIKWYCSLALFSAVKAAALIGITD; encoded by the coding sequence ATGGCCTTAACCCTGTCCGAAGCATCAAAACTATCCAACGACCTGTTACTGGAGGGCGTGGTGGAAACCATGCTCAAAGACTCGCCGGTTCTGCGCCGCCTGCCGTTCATTGAAATTACCGGCAACGGCCTGACCTATAACCAGGAAAAAACCCTGCCCGATATCGCTTTCTACGATGTCGGCGAAGACTGGGCGGAAAGCACGCCCACCTTTGAACAGAAGACGGCGCACCTGAAAATAATGGGCGGCGACGCCGACCTGGATAACTTCCTGAAGACTACCCGCTCCAACTTTCAGGATCTTCAGGCCGCCATCATCCAGCAGAAAGCCAAGGCCCTCAAGGACAAATTTGAAGAGGTCTTCATCTACGGCGACGCCGCGGCCAATGCCCGCGAGTTTGACGGTCTGCGCGCCCTGTTAGGCACCGGGGCCGGCGGCGAACAGGTGCTGGCCGCCGGTTCTTCCGGGGCTGACCTGACGCTGGATATGCTGGACGAGCTGATTGACCTGGTGCGCGGCGGTAAGCCGGATATGCTCCTGATGAGCCGCCGCACCCGCCGCAAGGTTTCGGCGCTGGTGCGGGCTTCCGGCGGTGTGCTGGAAATGGACCGGGACGCTTACGGCAACTTTATTCAGTGCTGGAACGGCGTCCCCATCGGCGTCAATGACTGGATAAAGGATACCCACATCGTCGCCGGCGGCGTGGAAGCGGCGGTCACCGGCGGTGACTGTTCCACCGTCTTCGCGGTACAGTTCGGTGAAGGGGCGCTGTCCGGCCTGTCCAGCCCGGGCTTGATTCAGGTTAAACACCTCGGCTCACTGGAAAACAAGGACGCCGCCCGCACCCGCATCAAGTGGTACTGCTCGCTGGCGCTCTTCTCCGCCGTCAAAGCCGCCGCCCTGATCGGCATTACGGACTAG
- a CDS encoding PAS domain S-box protein, giving the protein MKISIVIKVVTLVVLSVFIPTSAVAYLGSHQTSEIVKQDNITHNQSRSELIADYTSNYFATIKAHLVVFAGRPDIIEAANTGNFAPVQKAITSFAETQHSLESVGIFDPDGILKVHSIAATSMIGESFADRDWFNTVVSTGMPDLSAPLVSRVTGNPISPCGVPIINESGELIAILSGDISLNGLIQALNLDGSPTHHSTIIDLRSGIVAADSVESHLMVLFESEYQEAVNLMRTGVAGNIETVIQGNPSRLVSFTPLHDLPLGVLVSTPLSAIAEQLSVLNRQAAMTAAVTGGIAALLAAFLAFNFTRPIRRLTRSTQEIGRGNFNTPLNIHNSDEIGVLATAFQDMAAQLQTTLVSRDQLQAEIAEKLLTEKKLSAAADEWRSTFDSISDMVAIVDSNHRIGRINQAFADKLGKSPQELIGKHCYEVIHSMNQPHPMCPHARTLETLKVESSEYFDTKLKIWVEAVSSPVFDAKQQLMGSVHIIKDISQRKQAEQELKEMSVHQQTILSAVPDIIMEVDNNKVYTWANQAGLDFFGDDVVGKDASYYFEGEQTTYDIVQPVFDGTENNVYVESWQRRQDGQKRLLAWWCRSLKDSHGKVIGGLSVATDITERKESEIKLLESKEQLNKAQMIAHLGSWVWHIQTNQLEWSDEMFRIFGIEKDGFSGDLPDVIGRAIHPDDRSAVEASNLAVISDKKPVPLEYRIIRPDGNIRTVWAEAGELILGDDGQPAILSGIVQDITDQKLAEAEQRQLQDKAEMSSRLAAVGEMAAGIAHEINNPLTGVIGFSELLLERPGIPDDIKEELTIINVGSQRVKEIVRRMLTFARQAKPVKSAVSIEELLEITLELRSYVLKTANIEVIRDYAPDLPWVMADAGQLQQVFLNLIVNAEYAMKKAHDTGVLTVKTAHPDGYIRISITDDGSGMTDEVKSKLFQPFFTTKEPGEGTGLGLSLSLGIINEHGGSIRVESKPGTGTTFFIELPVTQLDTIPQAKPESVHSEQVMRKSRILVVDDEPSVGSLIKTILNSQGHEVVVCQDPQQGLDRLSEGTFDCIILDIRMPGMSGIELYNLIKQRWQTLADRVMFVTGDTSDLVTREYLKSHDIPYIVKPFDRTNFLDAVNKLLSLK; this is encoded by the coding sequence GTGAAAATCTCAATTGTGATAAAAGTGGTTACCCTGGTGGTGCTTTCTGTTTTTATACCTACTTCGGCCGTGGCATATCTCGGATCACACCAGACGTCAGAAATCGTCAAACAAGACAATATTACTCATAATCAGAGTCGCTCTGAACTTATCGCTGATTACACTTCCAACTATTTTGCCACCATCAAAGCCCATTTGGTGGTTTTTGCCGGCCGCCCGGACATTATTGAAGCGGCTAATACGGGTAATTTCGCGCCGGTTCAGAAAGCAATAACCTCTTTTGCTGAAACGCAACACTCCCTGGAATCGGTGGGGATATTTGATCCGGACGGTATCTTAAAAGTACACAGCATCGCCGCTACGTCCATGATCGGAGAGTCGTTCGCTGACAGAGATTGGTTTAACACTGTCGTCTCCACGGGTATGCCTGATTTAAGTGCCCCTCTGGTTTCCCGTGTTACCGGGAATCCCATAAGTCCTTGTGGTGTTCCCATAATCAATGAATCCGGCGAATTAATAGCCATACTCAGCGGCGATATTTCCCTCAATGGTCTCATACAGGCACTAAATCTGGATGGGTCGCCTACTCATCACTCAACAATAATAGACCTCAGATCGGGTATCGTTGCCGCTGACTCTGTTGAATCTCACCTCATGGTTTTATTTGAGAGTGAATACCAGGAAGCTGTAAACCTTATGAGAACCGGCGTAGCCGGAAATATAGAAACGGTAATCCAGGGAAATCCATCAAGGTTGGTGAGCTTCACACCGTTACACGATCTTCCGCTGGGCGTGTTGGTCAGCACTCCGTTGTCGGCTATAGCGGAACAACTTTCGGTGCTGAATCGGCAGGCGGCGATGACCGCAGCCGTCACCGGTGGCATTGCTGCCTTGCTGGCGGCTTTTCTGGCATTTAACTTTACCCGGCCGATACGCCGCCTTACCCGCTCGACACAGGAAATTGGCCGCGGGAATTTCAATACCCCGCTCAATATCCACAATTCTGATGAAATCGGCGTGTTGGCTACCGCGTTTCAAGATATGGCTGCACAATTACAAACTACGCTGGTGTCGCGTGACCAGCTTCAGGCCGAAATAGCTGAAAAACTGCTCACCGAGAAGAAATTATCGGCTGCTGCCGATGAATGGCGTTCAACCTTTGACTCCATCTCAGACATGGTGGCTATCGTTGATTCAAACCATAGAATAGGCAGAATTAACCAGGCTTTCGCCGACAAGCTCGGCAAATCCCCCCAGGAGCTTATCGGTAAACACTGTTATGAAGTAATACATAGCATGAATCAGCCTCACCCGATGTGCCCGCATGCCCGGACACTGGAAACCTTGAAAGTAGAATCCAGCGAGTATTTTGATACAAAATTGAAAATCTGGGTTGAAGCCGTTTCATCACCCGTCTTTGATGCCAAGCAGCAACTTATGGGTTCTGTTCACATCATCAAGGACATCTCGCAGCGGAAGCAGGCGGAACAAGAATTGAAAGAGATGTCTGTGCACCAGCAAACCATCCTTTCGGCGGTTCCCGATATTATCATGGAGGTTGATAACAACAAGGTCTATACCTGGGCTAATCAAGCCGGGTTGGACTTTTTTGGCGATGATGTGGTCGGTAAGGACGCCTCATACTATTTTGAGGGGGAGCAGACCACCTATGACATCGTTCAGCCGGTTTTTGATGGTACTGAGAATAACGTGTATGTTGAAAGCTGGCAGCGGCGGCAAGACGGCCAGAAGCGCTTACTCGCCTGGTGGTGTCGGTCTTTGAAGGATAGCCATGGGAAAGTCATTGGCGGGCTTTCTGTCGCCACGGACATCACTGAACGCAAAGAATCGGAAATTAAGCTTCTAGAATCAAAAGAACAATTGAATAAAGCCCAGATGATCGCCCATTTGGGTAGCTGGGTGTGGCATATCCAGACAAACCAGTTGGAATGGTCGGACGAGATGTTCCGCATATTTGGCATTGAAAAGGACGGCTTTTCGGGAGATTTGCCGGATGTCATCGGCCGAGCCATCCATCCGGATGACCGCTCAGCAGTAGAAGCATCAAATCTGGCTGTTATCAGCGATAAAAAGCCGGTCCCCTTGGAATACCGGATAATTCGGCCGGACGGCAATATTCGGACAGTTTGGGCTGAGGCCGGCGAACTGATACTCGGCGATGACGGCCAACCAGCGATTCTGTCGGGCATTGTCCAGGATATTACCGATCAGAAACTGGCGGAAGCAGAGCAACGGCAACTCCAGGACAAGGCCGAGATGTCATCTCGCCTGGCGGCGGTAGGGGAAATGGCTGCCGGCATTGCCCATGAAATTAATAATCCATTAACGGGAGTTATTGGGTTTTCTGAACTGCTCTTGGAGCGTCCGGGCATCCCTGATGATATAAAAGAAGAATTGACCATCATTAATGTCGGGTCTCAGCGGGTCAAAGAAATCGTCAGACGTATGCTGACTTTTGCCAGGCAGGCCAAACCGGTCAAAAGTGCGGTGTCTATTGAAGAACTATTGGAAATTACCCTGGAGCTTAGAAGTTACGTTTTAAAGACGGCTAATATAGAAGTGATCAGGGATTATGCTCCGGATTTGCCATGGGTTATGGCAGATGCCGGTCAGTTGCAACAGGTGTTTTTAAATCTTATCGTCAATGCTGAGTATGCTATGAAAAAGGCTCATGATACAGGTGTATTGACCGTAAAGACGGCGCATCCAGACGGTTACATCCGTATTTCAATAACAGACGACGGATCCGGGATGACCGATGAGGTAAAGAGCAAATTGTTCCAGCCGTTCTTTACAACCAAAGAACCGGGAGAAGGTACCGGGTTAGGCCTGTCCTTGTCTTTGGGTATCATCAATGAGCATGGCGGTAGCATCAGAGTTGAAAGTAAGCCGGGCACAGGGACAACATTCTTTATTGAATTACCGGTCACTCAATTGGACACAATTCCACAAGCCAAGCCTGAAAGCGTCCATAGTGAGCAGGTAATGAGAAAATCACGGATTCTGGTCGTGGATGATGAGCCATCAGTGGGATCACTCATTAAAACAATATTGAATAGTCAGGGGCATGAAGTCGTGGTTTGTCAGGACCCACAGCAGGGTTTGGACAGACTGTCTGAAGGCACATTTGATTGTATTATCCTGGACATCCGGATGCCGGGAATGAGCGGCATTGAATTATACAACCTGATCAAACAACGTTGGCAAACACTGGCTGACCGGGTGATGTTCGTGACGGGCGATACCTCAGATTTGGTAACCCGAGAGTATCTAAAAAGCCATGATATTCCTTATATTGTCAAGCCATTTGATCGAACAAATTTTCTTGATGCGGTTAATAAATTATTGTCACTGAAGTAA
- a CDS encoding proline--tRNA ligase → MRLSLLFGKTQREIPGEAETVSHRLLLRAGMINQLTAGVYTYMPLAWRSVRKIMDIIRDEMDAAGSQEIAMPVLQPIELWEKSGRGAAFGDNLFRLEDRKERTLALGPTHEEVVTDLASHYIQSYRDLPQRLYQIQTKLRDEPRPRGGLIRVREFIMKDMYSFDADEAGLEVSYQLMVQAYKNIYRRCGLKAMAIEADSGAIGGKASHEFMVLAESGEDEVIFCSGCGYAANKEKAVFNKGSVATEEARPTEEVATPGKEAIEDVAAFLGMAEAQMLKCVFYVADGEFIIAVVRGDLEINEVKLKNTLKAADLRLAVAEEVKAAGLVAGSASPVGFSGKVIADDSVVEGYNYVGGANVTGRHMRNLNLGRDFTPYKTADIASAAVGKTCARCGGTLDATRGIEVGHVFKLGTFLAETFGAVYTDAEGNQKPCIMGCYGIGVGRLLAAAIEQNHDDKGIIWPLPIAPYQVHLVGLGLDNEAVKAQAEKLYADLTASGIEVLYDDRAESPGVKFNDADLLGMPLRLTISPRSLDKGGVEVKRRSEKAFELVSVEGVMAAVKAAMTAQ, encoded by the coding sequence ATGAGACTTTCCCTGCTTTTCGGCAAGACCCAGCGTGAGATTCCCGGCGAGGCGGAGACCGTCAGCCACCGGCTGCTGCTGCGCGCCGGTATGATCAACCAGTTGACCGCCGGGGTCTATACCTACATGCCGCTGGCATGGCGCTCGGTGCGCAAGATCATGGACATCATCCGTGATGAGATGGACGCCGCCGGCAGTCAGGAGATTGCCATGCCGGTGCTCCAGCCGATTGAGCTGTGGGAGAAATCCGGCCGCGGTGCTGCCTTCGGGGACAACCTGTTCCGGCTGGAAGACCGCAAGGAACGGACGCTGGCTCTGGGGCCCACCCATGAAGAGGTGGTCACCGACCTGGCTTCCCATTACATCCAATCCTACCGCGACCTGCCGCAGCGGCTGTACCAGATTCAGACCAAGCTGCGCGACGAGCCCCGCCCCCGTGGCGGCCTGATACGGGTTCGCGAGTTCATCATGAAAGATATGTACTCCTTTGACGCCGATGAGGCCGGCCTGGAGGTCAGCTATCAGTTAATGGTGCAAGCCTACAAAAATATCTACCGGCGTTGCGGCCTGAAGGCCATGGCCATTGAGGCCGATTCCGGGGCTATCGGCGGCAAGGCCTCGCACGAGTTCATGGTGCTGGCCGAGTCCGGTGAGGACGAGGTCATCTTCTGCTCCGGCTGCGGCTACGCCGCTAATAAGGAAAAAGCCGTCTTCAACAAAGGCAGCGTGGCGACTGAGGAAGCCCGGCCGACCGAAGAGGTCGCCACGCCCGGCAAGGAAGCCATTGAAGACGTAGCCGCCTTCCTGGGGATGGCCGAGGCCCAGATGCTCAAATGCGTCTTTTACGTTGCCGACGGCGAGTTTATCATCGCCGTCGTCCGCGGCGACCTGGAGATTAACGAAGTCAAGCTCAAAAACACACTCAAGGCCGCCGACCTGCGGCTGGCCGTGGCTGAGGAAGTTAAAGCCGCCGGTCTGGTAGCCGGTTCAGCCTCACCGGTCGGCTTCTCCGGCAAGGTAATCGCGGACGATTCGGTGGTTGAAGGCTATAACTATGTCGGCGGAGCTAACGTCACCGGCCGGCATATGCGAAACCTCAACCTGGGCCGGGATTTCACCCCATACAAGACCGCTGATATCGCCTCGGCGGCCGTCGGTAAGACCTGTGCCCGCTGCGGCGGCACGCTGGACGCCACCCGCGGCATTGAGGTGGGACACGTCTTCAAGCTGGGTACCTTCCTGGCGGAAACCTTCGGCGCCGTCTATACCGATGCCGAGGGCAACCAGAAACCCTGCATCATGGGCTGCTATGGTATCGGCGTCGGGCGGCTGCTGGCGGCCGCCATAGAGCAGAACCACGACGACAAGGGCATCATCTGGCCGCTGCCCATCGCCCCCTACCAGGTGCATCTGGTGGGACTGGGACTGGACAATGAAGCGGTCAAAGCCCAGGCGGAAAAGCTGTACGCCGACCTGACCGCTTCAGGTATTGAGGTGCTGTATGATGACCGGGCGGAATCACCCGGGGTCAAGTTCAACGACGCCGACCTGCTGGGCATGCCGCTGCGGCTGACCATCAGCCCCCGCTCTCTGGACAAGGGCGGCGTGGAGGTTAAGCGGCGCAGTGAGAAGGCGTTTGAGCTGGTGTCGGTTGAAGGTGTAATGGCGGCGGTAAAAGCCGCGATGACAGCGCAATAA
- a CDS encoding helix-turn-helix domain-containing protein codes for MRDETLAENEYDPDDLPPEYMTYQDEGCEEAPACLECPLPHCIHDGLLLRQDQVKQRRLDMALKRLAGAGVAEIAAEYHVTRRTVSRAIADYQQGRITATGGAAGE; via the coding sequence ATGAGAGACGAGACGCTTGCGGAAAACGAGTATGACCCGGATGACCTGCCCCCGGAATACATGACCTACCAGGATGAAGGCTGCGAGGAGGCTCCGGCCTGTCTGGAGTGCCCGCTCCCGCATTGTATCCATGACGGGCTGCTGTTGCGTCAGGATCAGGTGAAACAACGCCGCCTGGACATGGCCCTGAAACGCCTCGCCGGGGCCGGTGTCGCGGAGATTGCCGCGGAATACCATGTCACTCGCCGGACGGTCTCCCGCGCCATTGCTGATTACCAGCAGGGCCGTATCACTGCAACAGGAGGTGCCGCCGGTGAATGA
- the ispG gene encoding flavodoxin-dependent (E)-4-hydroxy-3-methylbut-2-enyl-diphosphate synthase: protein MTLIKGRESNAITIGGVTVGGGAAVTVQSMTKTDTRDVADTVAQIRQLADAGCEIIRCGVPDAAAAEALRDIKRQSPIPVIADIHFDYRLALTAIAAGVDGLRINPGNIGDNDRVKQVVLAAKERQVPIRIGVNGGSLPPEFEPDQPLHRRMVDSALAQVRLLESLDFDLIKISLKAFDVPETVAAYRLIAALVPYPLHLGMTEAGTARTGIIRSAVGIGTLLAEGIGDTIRVSLSAPPVEEVRAGYEILKSLDLRQHGPVLVSCPSCGRTEVNIVSLAEQVAAALETVTKPIKVAVMGCAVNGPGEAADADVGIACGKGQGILFRRGEKVRVVTEAEFLSALLKEVENF from the coding sequence ATGACTCTGATAAAAGGCCGGGAAAGCAACGCCATCACCATCGGCGGGGTGACCGTCGGGGGAGGGGCGGCGGTTACCGTCCAGTCCATGACCAAGACCGACACCCGTGATGTGGCCGACACCGTCGCCCAGATTCGGCAACTGGCTGACGCCGGATGCGAGATCATCCGTTGCGGCGTGCCGGATGCCGCGGCTGCCGAGGCACTGCGCGACATCAAGCGGCAAAGCCCCATCCCGGTTATCGCTGATATCCACTTTGACTACCGGCTGGCGCTGACCGCCATTGCTGCCGGAGTAGACGGCCTGCGCATCAACCCCGGCAACATCGGCGATAACGACCGGGTGAAGCAGGTGGTGCTGGCAGCCAAAGAACGGCAGGTACCAATCCGCATCGGCGTCAACGGCGGCTCATTACCGCCTGAATTTGAACCGGACCAGCCGCTGCACCGGCGGATGGTGGACTCCGCACTTGCTCAGGTCAGACTGCTGGAAAGCCTGGATTTTGACCTGATTAAGATTTCCCTCAAGGCCTTTGACGTGCCGGAGACAGTGGCGGCTTACAGGTTAATCGCCGCCCTGGTACCCTACCCGCTGCACCTGGGCATGACCGAAGCCGGTACCGCCCGCACCGGCATTATCCGGTCCGCCGTCGGTATCGGCACGCTGCTGGCCGAGGGCATCGGCGATACCATCCGGGTGTCGCTGTCGGCGCCGCCCGTGGAAGAAGTCCGCGCCGGGTATGAGATATTGAAAAGCCTTGATCTCCGGCAGCACGGCCCGGTGCTGGTCAGCTGCCCCTCCTGCGGCCGGACTGAGGTGAACATCGTCAGTCTGGCAGAGCAGGTGGCCGCAGCGCTGGAGACCGTTACCAAGCCCATCAAGGTAGCCGTCATGGGCTGTGCGGTCAACGGCCCCGGCGAAGCGGCCGACGCCGATGTCGGCATCGCCTGCGGTAAAGGCCAGGGCATCCTGTTCCGCCGCGGCGAGAAGGTTCGGGTAGTAACCGAAGCCGAATTTCTGAGCGCGCTTTTAAAAGAAGTTGAAAACTTCTAG